In the Longimicrobium sp. genome, TGGTGGACGTGGGTCCCCGGCGCCAGTTGGCAGCGGCCAGCCGGGCCCGGCAGCTCGCTGTCGGGGCTCGAGCGGCATCCCGTGGTGCACCTGGCGTGGGAGGACGTGGCCGCCTACGCCCGCTGGGCGCGCAAGGAGATCCCCACCGAGGCCGAGTGGGAGTTCGCGGCGCGCGGCGGGCTGGACGGCCGCGCCTACGCTTGGGGCGACGAGCTGGCGCCCGGCGGGCGGGCGATGGCCAACGTGTGGCGCGACGGCTTCGCGTCGGCGCGCGCGGCGGGGCGGCGGTGGGAGCGCACCTCGCCGGTGGGCGCGTTCCCGCCCAATGGCTACGGGCTGTACGACGTCATCGGCAACGTGTGGGAATGGACCGCCGACTGGTGGCGGTGGCACGCCGGGGCCAAGGGCCCCTGCTGCACCGGCGTCGTTCCCTCCGGCGCCGACCGGAAGGCGAGCGTCGACCTCGACACGCCCGACCTCCGCTTTCCGCGCAAGGTGCTGAAGGGCGGCTCGTACCTGTGCGCGCCGGACTACTGCGCGCGCTACCGCCCGGCCGCGCGCATCCCGCAGCGGGTGGGCACGGCTACCGGGCACGTCGGCTTCCGCTGCGTCGTCCGCGTCCCGGCAGAGAGGGGAGGCGCGGCGCCGCCGCAGTGACGGGCGCCGCCGCCGCGCCGGACGCGGCCGGAGGAGCGGCGTCTTGGAGCAGCGGGGGCGCGGGGGGCGCATCCCTGGCCGGGGCCCCTCGTTCCCCGCTGCTCCACGGTCCGCGCGGGAGACCATCCGGGGGCGTGCACGAGTCCGGCGACGGTCGGGGAGGAGCGCCGCAGGAGGAGATCTGGAGATGAGGACCACCGCCGCACGCCCGCGAGCCGCGGCCCCGGCCGACCCGCCGGCGCCGTCGCGCCCCGGCTGGCCGGCCGCGCCGGCGCCGGGAACCCGCATCACCGAGGGATATGCGCGCATGGTGGCGCGCGAGGCGTACTTCTGGGCGTGGCCGCTGCTGGCCCTGTACAACCAGCGCCTCGCCTTCGCCCGGCTGCGCCGCCCCGGGCGCATCGGCGGGGTGATGCCCGCCGCGCCGCCCGGCCGGCTGGCGATGCTGGCCGACGTGCTCGACCCCGGCGAGCGCTGGCGGGCCTGCCCCGACCAGGACGTGGTGCACGGGATGGGCGTGCTGGCGCTCGACGACACGCCGGTGGTGGTGCAGGTGCCGGACTTCGGCCGCCGCTTCTGGGTGTACGAGGCGGTCGACCTGCGCACCGACGGCTTCGCCGAGCTGGGCGCGATGTACGGCACGGCGCCGGGGTTCTACCTGCTGGCCGGTCCGGCCTGGCGCGGCGAGGCGCCGACGGGGATCCGCCGCGTCTTCCAGGCCACCACCAGCACCGGCGCGGTCGAGGCGCAGGTG is a window encoding:
- a CDS encoding formylglycine-generating enzyme family protein; amino-acid sequence: MRRPLQTTRLVWLPGPPVDRRPPGPPPEPGMVWIPGGSFRMGSNDFYPEEAPVHRVVVRGFWIDRHPVTNARFNRFVAATGYLTVAERTPDPADYPGALPERLVPGSLVFLPPPDRAELRNPVDWWTWVPGASWQRPAGPGSSLSGLERHPVVHLAWEDVAAYARWARKEIPTEAEWEFAARGGLDGRAYAWGDELAPGGRAMANVWRDGFASARAAGRRWERTSPVGAFPPNGYGLYDVIGNVWEWTADWWRWHAGAKGPCCTGVVPSGADRKASVDLDTPDLRFPRKVLKGGSYLCAPDYCARYRPAARIPQRVGTATGHVGFRCVVRVPAERGGAAPPQ